Proteins encoded in a region of the Longimicrobiales bacterium genome:
- a CDS encoding mechanosensitive ion channel family protein: MLAVAITGLFLLLWGVPEDAPAQQTPGDAVVDTVAVVDTAADTAAIPDSLLDTMRADPGRSVEEATSTVRRFVLDFTTLLPKILIALGLLVAAGLIVRLVRAVLRRVLGEWEKADAATAIAGILIWLLAFGIALSVIAGDTRTLIGSIGLLGLALSWALQAPIESFAGWLLNSFKGYYRVGDRIAVGDVFGDVYRIDYLNTTVWEAGGPDKPVQGAQPTGALITFPNSEVLRANIVNYTRGFPFVWDEVNIGISNDSDLGYAMRTIAAVAREVVGPVMQGPVDTYRAILDQEGLAYDVADEPQVYLSPTESWTDVVVRYLVDARERRKWSSALHLRIGEAIAEPEHRERIRPAYPVRRVDLITPPGGSLP, encoded by the coding sequence ATGCTCGCTGTCGCGATCACCGGGCTCTTCCTCTTGCTGTGGGGCGTGCCGGAAGACGCGCCCGCGCAGCAGACGCCGGGCGACGCGGTCGTTGACACCGTCGCCGTTGTTGACACTGCAGCCGACACCGCAGCCATTCCTGACTCGCTCCTCGACACGATGCGCGCCGATCCCGGCCGCAGCGTGGAGGAGGCCACGAGCACGGTTCGCCGCTTCGTCCTCGACTTCACGACTCTCCTCCCCAAGATCCTCATCGCACTCGGTCTGCTGGTGGCCGCCGGCCTCATCGTGCGGCTGGTGCGCGCCGTGCTGCGCAGAGTCCTGGGGGAGTGGGAGAAGGCGGACGCCGCAACAGCCATAGCCGGCATCCTGATCTGGCTGCTGGCGTTCGGGATCGCGCTGAGCGTGATTGCCGGCGACACGCGCACACTCATCGGCTCGATCGGCCTGCTCGGTCTCGCGCTCTCCTGGGCGCTGCAGGCACCGATCGAGAGCTTCGCGGGGTGGCTCCTCAACTCGTTCAAGGGCTACTACCGCGTGGGCGACCGGATCGCTGTGGGTGATGTATTCGGCGATGTGTATCGCATCGACTACCTGAACACCACGGTCTGGGAAGCGGGCGGGCCCGACAAGCCGGTGCAGGGCGCGCAGCCCACGGGCGCACTCATCACATTCCCGAACTCGGAAGTCCTGCGCGCCAACATCGTGAACTATACGCGCGGCTTCCCGTTCGTGTGGGACGAGGTCAACATCGGCATATCGAACGACAGCGATCTGGGCTACGCGATGCGAACCATCGCAGCGGTCGCGCGCGAGGTGGTCGGGCCCGTCATGCAGGGACCGGTCGATACGTACCGGGCGATCCTCGATCAGGAAGGTCTGGCATACGACGTCGCCGACGAGCCGCAGGTCTATCTCTCGCCGACGGAGTCATGGACGGACGTCGTCGTCCGCTATCTCGTGGACGCACGCGAACGCAGGAAGTGGTCGAGCGCCCTTCACCTGCGCATCGGCGAGGCGATCGCAGAACCGGAGCATCGCGAGAGGATCAGGCCGGCGTACCCGGTCCGGCGCGTGGATCTCATCACACCACCTGGAGGATCGCTCCCTTGA